In a single window of the Aminomonas paucivorans DSM 12260 genome:
- a CDS encoding class I SAM-dependent RNA methyltransferase codes for MNLPPGCPPRCRGCAHRGLTEEASSAQKEGWIRTALAPWEDRIAPLRSPDPQRRLGYRERVRLATRWDGKGWRFGMLLRDELVPLEDCPLHAPRVRAALNLFRPLPPPPAFPLAFVTLTGAQATLVVKASHPLEPPALDFSGLEAAGVEGLWLHHHPTAGRRIFGRGAWCLLWGIPESRNPLGLLYGPASFQQALPELYALSLDQAEAHLAPGPGDGTGDLYCGDGASLARWRARGSEALGVEISGSALDRAARNAPGCILLQGTCGQRAPQIRGWLASFPQGMRRAYLNPPRTGLETEVAAMLTDCPAGRLAYLSCAARTLRRDLELLEAGGYEVVSLTPYDFFPRTDHVETLALLEGP; via the coding sequence ATGAACCTCCCCCCGGGATGCCCTCCCCGCTGCCGGGGGTGCGCCCACCGCGGCCTGACGGAGGAGGCCAGCTCCGCCCAGAAGGAGGGGTGGATCCGCACCGCCCTCGCCCCCTGGGAGGACCGGATCGCCCCCCTTCGCTCCCCCGACCCCCAGCGCCGCCTGGGCTACCGGGAGCGGGTGCGCCTGGCCACCCGATGGGACGGAAAGGGATGGCGCTTCGGCATGCTCCTCCGGGACGAGCTGGTCCCCCTGGAGGACTGTCCCCTCCACGCCCCCCGGGTGCGGGCGGCCCTGAACCTGTTCCGCCCCCTGCCCCCTCCCCCCGCCTTTCCCCTGGCCTTCGTCACCCTCACGGGGGCCCAGGCGACCCTGGTGGTGAAGGCGTCCCACCCCCTGGAGCCGCCGGCCCTGGACTTTTCGGGTCTGGAGGCGGCGGGGGTGGAGGGCCTCTGGCTCCACCACCACCCCACGGCGGGACGCCGGATCTTCGGACGGGGAGCGTGGTGCCTTCTGTGGGGGATCCCGGAGTCCCGCAACCCCCTGGGGCTCCTGTACGGCCCCGCCTCCTTCCAGCAGGCCCTGCCGGAGCTGTACGCCCTCTCCCTGGACCAGGCGGAAGCCCACCTGGCCCCGGGCCCCGGAGACGGGACGGGGGATCTCTACTGCGGCGACGGGGCCAGCCTGGCTCGCTGGCGGGCTCGGGGCTCGGAGGCCCTGGGGGTGGAGATCTCCGGAAGCGCCCTGGATCGGGCGGCCCGAAACGCTCCCGGGTGCATCCTGCTTCAGGGGACCTGCGGGCAGAGAGCGCCCCAGATCCGGGGGTGGCTCGCTTCCTTTCCCCAGGGGATGCGCCGGGCCTACCTGAACCCGCCCCGCACGGGCCTGGAGACAGAGGTAGCGGCGATGCTGACGGATTGTCCCGCAGGACGGCTCGCCTACCTCTCCTGTGCCGCCCGCACCCTCCGACGGGACCTGGAGCTTCTGGAGGCGGGAGGCTACGAGGTGGTTTCCCTCACCCCCTACGATTTCTTTCCCCGGACGGACCACGTGGAGACCCTGGCCCTGCTGGAGGGCCCCTGA
- a CDS encoding amidohydrolase family protein yields MTERIAALRGWFEGAEGPVFKELAVDPEGRVTGEAEGPSCGETGEYGPDFLILPGDVNAHSHPEQSVYADLVDPSWDLATWCRHTIYRHSVEMTPELVYLGCCRAFGRMLLAGVTAVAVSFYCHNRRGNDLDREVIRAARATGIRLFFGRMHYDWVAQDAYPAKKASQESYFETPEAYERALEELIREVQDDPLVAVAPALHSFHANTLEGIVRGIRRGALLGLPVQFHLSEDRGDVDLCLRLYGRRPVEVLDDLVRRGEVPGLDHLLVSDGIWVEDLEKDRMAEHRLSLVANPRMNRRVGAGRADLKGYLDRKIPLFLGTDGEASNDDLSVAHERCFAREAYPEVPVASLGRRAFPFPGTPVGLAEPGFGADFQVLRDGAVEDVYVAGRRVVHRGRLLSLDLQRDVEAPLRERTASWRD; encoded by the coding sequence ATGACGGAGCGCATTGCCGCCCTGCGGGGCTGGTTCGAGGGGGCCGAAGGGCCCGTGTTCAAGGAATTGGCAGTGGACCCGGAGGGACGGGTGACCGGGGAGGCGGAAGGACCCTCCTGCGGGGAGACGGGGGAGTACGGTCCCGACTTCCTCATCCTCCCCGGGGACGTGAACGCCCACAGCCACCCGGAACAGTCGGTGTACGCGGATCTGGTGGACCCTTCCTGGGACCTGGCCACCTGGTGTCGCCACACCATCTATCGGCACAGCGTGGAGATGACCCCGGAGCTGGTCTACCTGGGGTGCTGCCGGGCCTTCGGGCGCATGCTCCTGGCGGGGGTCACGGCCGTGGCGGTGTCCTTCTACTGCCACAACCGACGGGGCAACGATCTGGACCGGGAGGTGATCCGGGCGGCCCGGGCGACGGGGATCCGCCTCTTCTTCGGTCGGATGCACTACGACTGGGTGGCCCAGGACGCCTACCCCGCCAAGAAGGCCTCCCAGGAGTCCTACTTCGAGACTCCGGAGGCCTACGAACGGGCCCTGGAGGAACTGATCCGGGAGGTGCAGGACGACCCCCTCGTGGCCGTGGCTCCGGCGCTGCACAGTTTTCACGCCAACACCCTGGAGGGCATCGTCCGGGGGATCCGGCGGGGAGCCCTCCTGGGGCTGCCGGTGCAGTTCCACCTTTCCGAAGACCGGGGGGACGTGGACCTCTGCCTCCGTCTCTACGGCCGCCGCCCCGTGGAGGTGCTGGACGACCTGGTCCGCCGGGGAGAGGTTCCGGGACTGGATCACCTGCTGGTCTCCGACGGCATCTGGGTGGAGGACCTCGAGAAGGACCGGATGGCGGAGCACCGGCTGTCCCTGGTGGCCAACCCCCGGATGAACCGCCGGGTGGGGGCGGGGCGGGCGGACCTGAAGGGGTACCTGGACCGGAAGATCCCCCTGTTCCTGGGCACCGACGGGGAGGCCAGCAACGACGACCTGAGCGTGGCTCACGAACGGTGCTTCGCCCGGGAAGCCTACCCGGAGGTCCCCGTCGCCTCCCTGGGGCGGCGGGCCTTTCCTTTCCCCGGAACCCCCGTGGGACTTGCGGAGCCGGGCTTCGGGGCGGACTTCCAGGTGCTGCGGGACGGGGCGGTGGAGGACGTGTACGTGGCGGGGCGTCGGGTGGTGCACCGGGGACGCCTCCTGTCTCTGGACCTGCAGCGGGACGTGGAGGCCCCCCTCCGGGAGCGGACCGCCTCCTGGAGGGATTAG
- a CDS encoding trimeric intracellular cation channel family protein yields MTLWNLFEILGTGAFAASGALMGIRKRFDFFGVLMLALITAVGGGILRDGLMGNLPPLALRFPRYSLLALVTAAAVFLSPRPVQRLERLIQVLDAVGLGAFTAGGGLLAIQRGFGEPFMVVAFGLLTGVGGGILRDVLAGEPPLVFRREIYALASIAGALLLLPLNRRMGVEAALYACFALVVSLRLFCVLRGIHLPVARKG; encoded by the coding sequence ATGACCCTCTGGAACCTGTTCGAGATCCTGGGGACGGGGGCCTTCGCCGCCTCCGGAGCCCTCATGGGGATCCGCAAGCGCTTCGACTTCTTCGGGGTCCTCATGCTGGCCCTGATCACCGCCGTGGGGGGAGGCATCCTCCGGGACGGCCTCATGGGCAACCTGCCCCCCCTGGCCCTGCGCTTCCCCCGGTACTCCCTCCTGGCCCTGGTCACCGCCGCGGCGGTGTTCCTGAGCCCCCGCCCGGTGCAACGTCTGGAGCGCCTGATCCAGGTGCTGGACGCGGTGGGGCTGGGAGCCTTCACCGCCGGGGGAGGCCTGTTGGCCATCCAGCGAGGTTTCGGGGAACCTTTCATGGTGGTGGCCTTCGGCCTGCTTACGGGCGTGGGCGGGGGCATCCTACGGGACGTCCTGGCAGGGGAACCGCCCCTGGTGTTCCGCCGGGAGATCTACGCCCTGGCCTCCATCGCCGGGGCGCTGCTGCTCCTTCCTCTGAACCGCCGCATGGGGGTGGAGGCGGCCCTGTATGCCTGCTTCGCCCTGGTGGTCTCCCTGCGCCTCTTCTGCGTCCTCCGGGGGATCCACCTGCCCGTGGCCCGGAAGGGATGA